A segment of the Geothermobacter ehrlichii genome:
CGTGGCTGGGTGGGGAAGAAGGCGGCCTGGCTGTCGATCTTCGGCTTCGCCGCCACCATCTTCTGCTACCTGGGTGTCAACCTGGTGCTGTCGGGGCTGCATTCCTACGGCGGAAGCTGAGATTGAGCACCTGACGGTCCATGGTCTGATGCTTGCATTATGCAGAACGGGCGGTTCCCAGTGGCAGCTCTCGAGTGAACTGCGCGGGAACCGCCTTTTCGTTTTGTAACCTGAATTCCGCGACCGACCCGTATTGTCGGGAGCTGCCGACCGCCGGAAACCGGCCGTCTTTTGGCCTTTTCGGCGGCTGTCATTTGACGGGAGGAGAAGAATGTCGGGCAAATTGATGCTGCTGCTGCCTGTTCTGTCGCTCTGCCTGTTCTGGGGGCTGCCGGTTCGGGCCGATACCTGTGTCACGTCGGAATGTCATGCCGTTCTCGGCAAGGCCAGGGTTGTTCACGGGCCGGTTGCCGCCAACGGCTGTGATATGTGCCATGAACCGACCGGCAGGAAACATCCGGGGACGAAGGGGGCCTTCAGGCTGGCTGCCCGCGGCACCGACCTCTGTTATCTCTGCCACGACAGCAAGACCGAGGGCAAAAAGCACATCCATCCCGCCCTCGAGGATGGTTGCACCGGCTGCCACAGCCCGCACCAGTCGGCCAACACCTATTTTCTGCTGCAGCCGGGCAACGTGCTCTGCTTCATGTGTCATGATGACAAGGAGGGTGGCCCCAATCATCATCCCGCCATCGATGAGGGGTGCATCTCCTGCCACGACCCGCATGCCGGCGATGCGCCGAAGATGCTCAGTGATGAAGGAAACGAGCTTTGCCTGAGCTGTCACGATGATCCGACCGGTGGCAAAGAACATGTTCACCCGGCTCTCGAAGAAGGGTGTACCTCATGTCACGATCCGCATGACGGGCCGGCACCGAAGATGCTGCCGGCCGAGGGCAAGGAGCTCTGCCTGACGTGCCATGAGGATCCGACCGAAGGGATGAAGCATGTCCACCCGGCGCTCGAGGATGGCTGTACCGCCTGCCACGACCCGCATGCCGGCGATGCGCCGAAGATGCTGAGTGCTGAGGGGAACGAGCTCTGTTTGAGCTGTCACGACGATCCGTCAGAAGGCATGAAGGTGGTGCATCCCGCTCTCGAAGAGGGGTGCACATCCTGTCACAACCCGCACGCCAGCCCCAACCCGAAGATGTTGCGGGAAGAGGGGGCGCAGCTCTGCGAGCAGTGTCACGAGAGCAAGACCGAAGGCAAGGCCGCGGTGCATTCGCCGGTCGCCGCCGGCGAGTGTACGACCTGCCACGGTCCACATGGCGGCCCGAAGGAGAAGATGCTGCCGGCGACGGGGAGCGAACTCTGCTACCAGTGTCACGACGACAAGACGGCCGACAAGTTCGACCATCCGCCGGTCGCCGACGGCGAGTGTCTCTCCTGTCATGACG
Coding sequences within it:
- a CDS encoding cytochrome c3 family protein — its product is MSGKLMLLLPVLSLCLFWGLPVRADTCVTSECHAVLGKARVVHGPVAANGCDMCHEPTGRKHPGTKGAFRLAARGTDLCYLCHDSKTEGKKHIHPALEDGCTGCHSPHQSANTYFLLQPGNVLCFMCHDDKEGGPNHHPAIDEGCISCHDPHAGDAPKMLSDEGNELCLSCHDDPTGGKEHVHPALEEGCTSCHDPHDGPAPKMLPAEGKELCLTCHEDPTEGMKHVHPALEDGCTACHDPHAGDAPKMLSAEGNELCLSCHDDPSEGMKVVHPALEEGCTSCHNPHASPNPKMLREEGAQLCEQCHESKTEGKAAVHSPVAAGECTTCHGPHGGPKEKMLPATGSELCYQCHDDKTADKFDHPPVADGECLSCHDVHASDTEYQLAAPGNELCFMCHDDKAELGEMENVHPAVADGCINCHDPHSGPQAKMLPAEGDELCAQCHEEEAELAKNASSKHAALEEGCTVCHDAHGTGQPRMFSVAQTEICFTCHDDIQEKIASSASQHQPVRNGRCVACHAPHGSKVEPLLKGTYPAGFYSPYRRENYGLCLKCHKWETFEYSRTVQATGFRNGDRNIHYVHVNKRKGRVCRTCHDVHGGEQDHLIRRKVPGFGSWQIPINHTQTETGGTCVVGCHKPKSYDRVRPVRND